A genome region from Geobacter pickeringii includes the following:
- a CDS encoding MSCRAMM family protein — protein MSAIFRLIVLVLFTVFAISSTSSAAIVGISGVVRDSTDKKPLQNVTAFAYDSTTGTKAGEAKTDLNGYYLIMGLTDGSYVVEISTEGYEAQWFNNKRDRSLANPVTVTAPYITVGTDALLVKKGGIAGRITERASGTALGGAQVTIYDAVTGAPVGSQTTALDGTYTIGGISSGNYKVKFESPANGGFLPQWYDNNPTQDAATVVSVMSPAVAINVNAALVHGGSILGTVRDSYSGQAIPSVRVELYDAATGGLVTAAYGGADGTYVFNGLQNGTYKVAFKATGYFTQWYPRKSDTSSATEVRISALDSITGADAELMRDGWITGSVTDAETGAGVSYVAVNLYEAATGNYIKYVFTNSVGAYTFTAVPNGVYKIQFSPYVSYARQWYKGKDDISTATPVTVDSPAGANGVDASLAKAGRISGMVSDKLTNTGIDSVVVEAYESLSGRVVANAVTSRWFGYSIYPLPPGSYKIRFKSTTDGYLGQWYDNRNSANDATIVTVSAGGETKGINAALMRGGVITGRVTDAWTNQGIPNLAVEAYDASTGLFAGSATTTFSVTFPPETEPLQA, from the coding sequence ATGTCTGCCATTTTTCGTTTAATCGTGTTGGTTCTTTTTACTGTTTTTGCGATTTCATCGACATCTTCCGCGGCAATCGTTGGCATCTCGGGGGTCGTGAGGGACAGCACCGATAAAAAGCCATTACAGAATGTCACGGCATTTGCTTACGACAGCACAACGGGAACCAAAGCAGGCGAGGCAAAGACAGACTTGAACGGCTACTACCTTATCATGGGTCTCACTGATGGCTCTTATGTCGTTGAGATATCCACCGAAGGCTATGAGGCGCAATGGTTCAATAACAAAAGGGACCGATCATTGGCGAATCCTGTCACCGTGACGGCACCATACATTACCGTGGGTACGGATGCGCTTCTTGTGAAAAAAGGCGGAATTGCAGGGAGGATTACCGAACGCGCCTCCGGTACGGCCCTTGGGGGAGCACAAGTTACGATTTATGATGCAGTCACCGGAGCACCGGTCGGTTCGCAGACGACCGCTCTCGACGGGACATACACCATCGGAGGGATTTCGTCCGGCAATTACAAAGTCAAGTTTGAGAGCCCGGCGAATGGTGGTTTTTTGCCCCAATGGTACGACAACAACCCCACGCAGGATGCCGCAACAGTTGTCAGCGTGATGTCTCCGGCGGTGGCAATTAATGTCAATGCCGCTTTGGTGCACGGTGGCAGCATCCTTGGTACGGTCAGAGACTCTTACTCAGGGCAGGCAATACCCTCTGTCAGAGTGGAGCTTTATGATGCTGCGACAGGAGGCCTTGTCACAGCCGCCTACGGCGGGGCAGATGGAACCTATGTATTTAATGGTCTCCAGAACGGTACTTATAAGGTGGCTTTCAAAGCCACTGGCTATTTCACCCAGTGGTACCCACGTAAATCTGACACTTCTTCGGCTACAGAAGTACGAATCTCGGCACTTGACAGCATTACCGGCGCTGATGCGGAACTCATGAGGGATGGCTGGATAACCGGCTCCGTTACTGACGCCGAAACCGGGGCCGGCGTTTCTTATGTAGCGGTCAATCTGTATGAGGCAGCAACAGGAAATTACATCAAGTATGTGTTCACAAATTCCGTTGGCGCGTATACCTTTACCGCGGTTCCGAACGGCGTCTACAAGATACAGTTCTCGCCGTACGTAAGCTATGCCCGCCAGTGGTACAAGGGTAAGGATGACATATCGACCGCAACCCCTGTTACGGTCGACTCGCCTGCGGGGGCAAATGGTGTCGATGCCTCGTTGGCCAAAGCCGGAAGAATCTCCGGCATGGTTTCGGATAAACTCACCAATACCGGCATTGACTCTGTTGTGGTAGAGGCGTACGAAAGCCTGTCAGGAAGGGTTGTCGCCAATGCTGTGACGTCCAGGTGGTTTGGGTACAGCATTTATCCGCTTCCGCCTGGCAGTTACAAGATCAGATTCAAAAGCACAACTGACGGATACCTTGGCCAATGGTACGACAACCGTAACAGTGCAAATGACGCGACCATTGTTACCGTGTCAGCCGGAGGTGAGACAAAGGGGATCAATGCCGCTCTCATGAGGGGAGGGGTCATTACGGGCAGGGTGACCGATGCCTGGACCAACCAAGGAATCCCGAACCTTGCCGTTGAAGCATATGACGCTTCGACAGGCCTATTTGCCGGTTCCGCCACCACAACATTTTCAGTGACCTTCCCCCCAGAAACTGAACCATTGCAAGCTTAG
- a CDS encoding transposase, which translates to MPRTARIDIPGILHHVIVRGIERRVVFMDNSDRESFTARLARLLEQTGTDCLAWALMDNHFHLLLRTGPTKLATFMRRLLTGHAVTFNLRHGRVGHLFQNRYKSIVCEEEPYLLALVRYIHLNPLRAGAVGDMEELDRYPWSGHAVLMGNRELAGQQTEEILSRFGCKKAKARHAYRQFVADGIALGKRSELTGGGLRRSGSVAGKPESFDERILGGGEFIERIRGELSEPRPVGSLLPLDELINRIAVMCNVDSDALLRRTRVAGVAEARSIVCFVSVREMGYSGAEVARTLKMSRAGVTLAVARGAGLLASDSAIRDNIASKLAG; encoded by the coding sequence ATGCCACGTACAGCTCGCATCGACATTCCCGGCATCCTTCATCACGTGATCGTCAGGGGGATCGAACGCCGGGTCGTCTTTATGGATAACAGCGACCGGGAATCGTTCACTGCGCGCCTTGCGCGGCTTCTCGAACAGACGGGAACCGACTGTCTCGCTTGGGCGCTGATGGACAATCACTTCCACCTCCTTCTGCGCACCGGGCCAACGAAGCTTGCCACCTTCATGCGGAGGCTACTCACCGGTCATGCCGTCACCTTCAACCTCCGCCACGGTCGAGTTGGCCATCTGTTTCAGAACCGCTACAAATCCATTGTCTGCGAAGAGGAGCCGTATCTGTTGGCGCTCGTCCGCTATATCCATCTGAACCCCTTGCGGGCTGGCGCAGTGGGGGACATGGAAGAGCTCGACCGCTACCCCTGGAGTGGCCATGCAGTCCTCATGGGGAATCGGGAGCTTGCCGGACAGCAGACCGAAGAAATTCTTTCGCGTTTCGGGTGCAAGAAAGCAAAGGCCAGGCATGCCTACCGGCAATTCGTTGCGGACGGCATCGCGCTCGGCAAGAGAAGTGAGCTTACGGGAGGTGGCCTCCGAAGGAGCGGTTCCGTGGCAGGTAAGCCCGAATCGTTCGACGAGCGCATTCTCGGTGGTGGAGAATTTATCGAGCGCATCCGGGGCGAACTCTCTGAACCGCGACCGGTCGGATCGCTCCTCCCCCTCGATGAGCTGATAAACCGGATTGCCGTAATGTGCAATGTGGATTCAGACGCACTACTCAGGCGTACGAGGGTTGCGGGAGTTGCCGAGGCGCGGAGCATTGTCTGTTTTGTTTCGGTGCGCGAGATGGGATACAGCGGTGCGGAAGTCGCACGGACATTGAAGATGAGCCGCGCGGGGGTTACCCTGGCCGTGGCAAGGGGGGCCGGGTTGCTGGCATCGGACTCCGCGATTAGAGATAATATCGCAAGCAAGTTAGCTGGCTAA
- the aroF gene encoding 3-deoxy-7-phosphoheptulonate synthase, giving the protein MIIVMKSGAAKKDRDEVLKRIKELGYKPHVIHGTTRDVIGAVGDERGKLVLQSIESMHGVESVVPILKPYKLASREVKGEPSVIRISDTVAIGGPEIIVMAGPCSVESEEQIIETAKAVKAAGAQVLRGGAFKPRTSPYSFQGLEEEGLKLLAKAREVTGLPIVTEVVNPETADLVAEYADILQIGARNAQNFALLKKVGQLNRPVLLKRGMSMTIQEFLMSAEYVMSEGNQRVILCERGIRTFETATRNTLDLSAIPVLKQMTHLPVVADPSHGTGNYHYVAPMSLAAVAGGADGLMIEVHPDPERASSDGPQSLKPKKFDALMARLRLVAGAVERRV; this is encoded by the coding sequence ATGATCATCGTTATGAAGTCGGGTGCGGCGAAGAAGGATCGTGACGAGGTGCTCAAGCGGATCAAGGAGCTCGGTTACAAGCCCCACGTGATCCACGGCACGACGCGGGACGTGATCGGCGCCGTGGGGGACGAGCGGGGGAAGCTGGTGCTCCAGTCCATCGAGTCGATGCACGGGGTTGAGAGCGTGGTACCGATCCTGAAACCGTACAAGCTCGCCTCCAGGGAGGTGAAGGGGGAGCCGAGTGTCATCCGGATCAGCGATACGGTGGCGATCGGCGGTCCGGAGATCATCGTCATGGCCGGCCCTTGCTCGGTGGAGAGCGAGGAGCAGATCATCGAGACGGCGAAGGCGGTGAAGGCGGCCGGGGCCCAGGTGCTCCGCGGCGGGGCGTTCAAGCCGCGGACCTCCCCCTACTCGTTCCAGGGGTTGGAGGAGGAGGGGCTGAAGCTCCTGGCCAAGGCCCGGGAGGTGACGGGGCTCCCCATCGTCACCGAGGTGGTGAACCCGGAGACGGCGGACCTGGTGGCCGAGTATGCCGACATCCTCCAGATCGGCGCCCGCAACGCCCAGAACTTCGCCCTTCTCAAGAAGGTGGGGCAGCTCAACCGGCCGGTGCTCCTGAAGCGGGGGATGTCCATGACGATCCAGGAGTTCCTTATGAGCGCCGAGTACGTCATGAGCGAGGGGAACCAGCGGGTGATCCTCTGTGAGCGGGGCATCCGCACCTTCGAGACCGCCACCCGCAACACCCTCGACCTCTCGGCGATCCCGGTCCTCAAGCAGATGACCCACCTCCCGGTGGTGGCCGATCCGTCCCACGGCACCGGCAACTACCACTACGTGGCCCCCATGTCGCTGGCCGCTGTGGCCGGCGGGGCCGATGGCCTCATGATCGAGGTCCATCCCGACCCGGAGCGCGCCTCCTCCGACGGCCCCCAGTCCCTGAAGCCGAAGAAGTTCGATGCCCTCATGGCGCGGCTCCGGCTGGTGGCCGGGGCGGTGGAGCGGCGGGTGTAA
- a CDS encoding M1 family metallopeptidase has product MNPLLQRITVLLLLAFPPVACAAPDEARVARQEIRVRLLPERQLLEGESVLTLAPGGGGSLSLSLNPAAEIEAVAVGGKGVPFRRREARVQIELPRGEGGAAPEVTVRYRCLFRDPAPERPVVTEDPSYGVSGTITPRGSYLGSDAGWYPAPQVVPPRRIVAVSAPAGTEAITAGRRVARKTADGVTSSVWEEARPTGGLSLSAGPHAVEERAVDGIPLYAYFYPEDLPLADRYLAAAAGYLRFYAEKFGPYPFEKFAVVENFFPTGYGFPSYTLIGATVIRLPFIASTSLPHEIAHSWWGNGVLVDYRRGNWCEGLVTYLADYLLEERKSAVAGRDYRFRILADYASLVGPGEDFPLRRFVGRTDPASRAIGYGKGAMLFHMIRKRIGDEAFFAALRELFRERRFAAASWDDLVRVFSRATGEDQAPFVNPWLDLPGGPRLALAAVTGERGEKGWQVRGTVMAEGGPAPSTVALRVEGEGERFDTAVRLAGGRTPFAVTVPWPPARVRLDPDVDTFRLLAPTELPATVNRIKGSRQLAVVVARGCAATGATLELLLRSLGQEGAKPMAEEGAGPATLAGRDLLVCGLPVRRDLMPALPPGVVVGADAFSVEGTRYDGPGDLLLVAGGRSGAPGRVAALFLPLSADAAEKGAPKITHYGRYGLLVFAGGENRVKETPAPAGGEGVVTLREGGAR; this is encoded by the coding sequence ATGAACCCCCTGCTGCAACGCATCACCGTGCTCCTCCTCCTGGCGTTTCCGCCGGTGGCCTGCGCGGCCCCCGACGAGGCGCGGGTCGCCCGCCAGGAGATCCGGGTCCGCCTCCTTCCCGAGCGCCAGCTCCTGGAAGGGGAGAGCGTCCTGACCCTTGCCCCCGGAGGGGGCGGCTCCCTCTCCCTCTCCCTGAACCCCGCCGCCGAGATCGAGGCCGTGGCGGTGGGGGGGAAGGGAGTGCCGTTCCGCCGCCGGGAGGCGCGGGTGCAGATCGAGCTGCCACGGGGGGAAGGGGGCGCGGCTCCCGAGGTGACGGTGCGGTATCGCTGCCTGTTTCGCGATCCGGCCCCGGAGCGCCCCGTGGTCACCGAAGACCCCTCCTACGGCGTGAGCGGAACGATCACCCCCCGGGGGAGCTACCTCGGGAGCGATGCCGGCTGGTACCCCGCCCCGCAGGTGGTGCCTCCCCGGCGCATCGTTGCCGTCAGCGCGCCGGCGGGGACGGAGGCGATCACCGCCGGCAGGCGCGTCGCCCGGAAGACGGCGGACGGGGTCACGAGCTCCGTCTGGGAGGAGGCCCGCCCGACGGGGGGGCTCTCCCTTTCGGCGGGCCCCCATGCCGTCGAGGAACGGGCGGTGGACGGCATCCCCCTCTACGCCTACTTCTACCCAGAGGACCTCCCCCTCGCCGACCGGTATCTGGCGGCTGCCGCCGGCTACCTCCGCTTCTATGCCGAAAAGTTCGGACCCTATCCCTTCGAAAAGTTCGCGGTGGTGGAGAACTTCTTTCCCACCGGCTACGGCTTCCCCTCCTACACCCTCATCGGCGCCACGGTGATCCGGCTCCCCTTCATCGCCTCCACGAGCCTTCCCCACGAGATCGCCCACTCCTGGTGGGGAAACGGCGTGTTGGTCGACTACCGCCGCGGCAACTGGTGCGAGGGGCTCGTGACCTACCTCGCCGACTATCTGCTGGAGGAGCGGAAATCGGCCGTGGCGGGGCGCGACTACCGCTTCCGGATCCTGGCCGACTACGCCTCCCTCGTGGGGCCGGGGGAGGATTTCCCGCTCCGGCGCTTCGTCGGGCGGACCGACCCCGCATCCCGCGCCATCGGCTACGGCAAGGGCGCCATGCTCTTCCACATGATCCGGAAGCGGATCGGCGACGAGGCGTTCTTCGCCGCCCTGCGGGAGCTCTTCCGGGAGCGGCGTTTCGCGGCCGCCTCCTGGGACGATCTTGTCCGCGTCTTCTCCCGGGCGACGGGGGAGGATCAGGCTCCCTTCGTGAACCCGTGGCTCGACCTCCCCGGCGGGCCGCGTCTGGCCCTCGCCGCGGTGACGGGAGAGCGGGGAGAAAAGGGGTGGCAGGTGCGGGGGACGGTGATGGCGGAGGGGGGACCCGCTCCGTCCACCGTCGCGCTCCGCGTCGAGGGCGAAGGGGAGCGCTTCGATACGGCGGTGCGGCTTGCCGGGGGGCGGACCCCCTTTGCCGTCACCGTGCCGTGGCCGCCGGCGCGGGTCAGGCTCGATCCCGACGTCGACACCTTCCGGCTCCTGGCGCCGACGGAACTCCCCGCCACGGTGAACCGGATCAAGGGGAGCCGGCAGCTGGCGGTGGTGGTTGCGCGGGGGTGCGCGGCCACCGGTGCGACCCTGGAGCTGCTGCTTCGCTCCCTGGGGCAGGAGGGGGCGAAGCCGATGGCGGAGGAGGGGGCGGGCCCCGCGACTCTGGCGGGCCGGGACCTGCTCGTCTGCGGCCTGCCGGTGCGTCGCGACCTTATGCCGGCGCTGCCGCCGGGGGTGGTGGTAGGGGCGGACGCTTTTTCAGTGGAGGGGACGCGCTACGATGGTCCGGGGGATCTCCTCCTCGTCGCGGGGGGGCGCTCCGGTGCTCCCGGGCGGGTGGCGGCCCTCTTTCTGCCGCTGTCGGCAGATGCGGCGGAGAAGGGTGCTCCCAAGATAACCCATTACGGCCGGTACGGCCTCCTCGTCTTCGCCGGTGGGGAGAACCGGGTGAAGGAGACCCCTGCTCCGGCGGGCGGGGAGGGGGTGGTGACCCTGCGGGAAGGGGGGGCACGGTGA
- a CDS encoding ChaN family lipoprotein: MRRWGRGGLAVLLAVIVVARCCFGHDLIVRVSDRRNVSFGEMMKDLARARVIYAGENHDDPEHHLLQLRIIRELHRAGLPLAIGMEMFTAADQKELDRWVEGKTGLAEFRAFYLRNWTLPWSLYGDILLFARDNRIPLIGLNVPRQITRKVAATGFASLTPEERRMLPPAVTCDVDSAYMAMIRRSFSNHDANPRTFKNFCEAQMLWNKAMAYHLAEFVRKNPRRTVVVITGGGHALRGGMPAQAVKENPALAGRVVLPDPVIPPGSITPADGDYLWISH; encoded by the coding sequence GTGAGGCGGTGGGGAAGGGGTGGTCTGGCCGTCCTGCTGGCGGTGATCGTCGTGGCCCGGTGCTGCTTCGGCCACGATCTGATCGTGCGGGTGAGCGACCGCCGGAATGTCAGCTTCGGGGAGATGATGAAGGACCTGGCGCGGGCCCGGGTCATCTACGCGGGAGAGAACCACGACGACCCGGAGCACCACCTCCTCCAGCTCCGGATCATCCGGGAACTGCACCGGGCGGGACTCCCCCTCGCCATCGGGATGGAGATGTTCACGGCGGCGGACCAGAAGGAACTGGACCGCTGGGTGGAAGGGAAGACGGGGCTCGCGGAGTTCCGGGCGTTCTATCTCAGGAACTGGACGCTCCCGTGGTCCCTCTACGGCGACATTCTCCTCTTCGCCCGGGACAACCGGATTCCGCTCATCGGACTCAACGTCCCCCGGCAGATCACCCGGAAAGTGGCCGCCACCGGTTTTGCCTCCCTCACCCCGGAGGAGCGGCGCATGCTCCCCCCCGCCGTCACCTGCGACGTGGACAGCGCCTACATGGCCATGATCCGGCGCTCCTTCTCCAATCACGACGCCAATCCGCGGACCTTCAAGAATTTCTGCGAGGCCCAGATGCTCTGGAACAAGGCGATGGCCTATCACCTGGCGGAATTCGTCCGGAAGAATCCCCGGCGGACGGTGGTGGTAATTACGGGGGGAGGGCACGCCCTGCGCGGCGGAATGCCGGCCCAGGCGGTGAAGGAGAATCCGGCGCTGGCGGGGCGGGTGGTGCTCCCCGATCCGGTCATTCCGCCCGGCTCGATTACCCCGGCGGACGGCGATTACCTCTGGATCTCACACTGA
- a CDS encoding hybrid sensor histidine kinase/response regulator, giving the protein MLILEDSEDDLLLMLHELRRGGISPEYERADSAEGMHAALGRQKWDAIISDYNIPGFGALAALDIVRERKLDIPFIIVSGKIGEDTAVAAMKAGAHDYLMKGNLSRLVPAIEREIREADERRRRHQAEEAIRTQFVQISTIFDSLNALVYVVDLADFRLLYLNRYGMQLFGEEWEGRPCFEVIQGGKTVPCDFCTNEKLLLDGKPLPPYIWEYQNSVSGRWYQCIDKAIRWTDGRLVRMEIAIDITERKEMERMKDEMISAVSHEMHTPLTAMMGFTEFLLENEVDREQQKNCLRTIYKETERLSELISNFLQLQRLRASMVKFRIKPVQVGLLLADAAALYAAASKKHRVMVECPPDVGAVRGNEEQLYQVLSNLISNAIKYSPDGGEVVLGARAGEDAVTFWVKDQGIGIAPEFQEKIFERFFRVDNTDRRKMGGAGLGLTLVREIVAAHGGRVWVESAPEAGSTFYVSLPAMRQSEAA; this is encoded by the coding sequence GTGCTGATTCTGGAAGATTCCGAGGACGATCTCCTGCTCATGCTCCACGAACTGCGCCGCGGCGGCATCAGCCCGGAGTATGAGCGGGCCGACAGCGCCGAAGGGATGCACGCCGCCCTCGGCCGGCAGAAGTGGGACGCCATCATCTCCGACTACAACATCCCCGGCTTCGGCGCCCTGGCGGCCCTCGACATCGTCCGGGAGCGCAAACTCGACATCCCGTTCATCATCGTCTCCGGCAAGATCGGCGAGGACACCGCCGTTGCCGCCATGAAGGCCGGCGCCCACGACTATCTGATGAAGGGGAACCTCTCGCGGCTCGTCCCGGCCATCGAGCGCGAGATCCGCGAGGCGGACGAGCGGCGGCGGCGCCACCAGGCTGAAGAAGCGATCCGGACCCAGTTCGTCCAGATCAGCACCATCTTCGACTCCCTCAACGCCCTGGTCTACGTGGTGGACCTCGCGGACTTCCGGCTCCTCTACCTCAACCGCTACGGGATGCAGCTTTTCGGCGAAGAGTGGGAGGGGCGCCCCTGCTTCGAGGTGATCCAGGGGGGGAAGACGGTGCCGTGCGATTTCTGCACCAACGAAAAGCTGCTGCTGGACGGCAAGCCGCTCCCGCCGTACATCTGGGAGTATCAGAACTCCGTCAGCGGCCGCTGGTACCAGTGCATCGACAAGGCGATCCGCTGGACCGACGGGCGCCTCGTCCGGATGGAGATCGCCATCGACATCACCGAGCGGAAAGAGATGGAGCGGATGAAGGACGAGATGATCTCCGCCGTCAGCCACGAGATGCACACCCCCCTCACCGCCATGATGGGCTTCACCGAATTCCTGCTGGAAAACGAGGTGGACCGCGAGCAGCAGAAGAACTGCCTCCGGACCATCTACAAGGAGACGGAGCGGCTGAGCGAGCTGATCAGCAACTTCCTCCAGCTGCAGCGCCTCAGGGCGAGCATGGTGAAGTTCCGGATCAAGCCGGTGCAGGTGGGGCTCCTTCTGGCCGACGCCGCGGCGCTCTACGCAGCAGCGTCGAAAAAGCACCGGGTGATGGTGGAGTGCCCGCCCGATGTGGGGGCGGTGAGGGGAAACGAGGAGCAACTCTATCAGGTCCTCTCCAACCTCATCTCCAACGCCATCAAGTACTCGCCGGACGGAGGAGAGGTGGTCCTCGGCGCCCGGGCCGGCGAGGACGCCGTCACCTTCTGGGTGAAGGACCAGGGGATCGGGATCGCCCCCGAGTTCCAGGAAAAGATCTTCGAGCGGTTCTTCCGGGTGGACAACACCGACCGCCGCAAGATGGGTGGAGCGGGGCTCGGCCTGACCCTCGTCCGCGAGATCGTCGCCGCCCACGGCGGCAGGGTCTGGGTGGAGAGCGCCCCGGAAGCGGGAAGCACCTTCTACGTATCGCTCCCGGCCATGCGGCAGAGCGAGGCGGCCTGA
- a CDS encoding cytochrome c3 family protein yields MLRFAAGMVVTMLVLPPPPSTGAAEASACVDCHGSAATMKRLGYPHFTVTPREVRLQSGMPADCHHCHGGNPAAREKDAAHAGIGRLVAVRKTGLTGVTMERKHPLSLGSNPMERIRLMADQAGTPVPDRTASILLWQDKRTDTLSQDFGRIEKSCGGCHKEEFAEFTRSTMARNGKQSSYRTWTDGERGPHNCGVWFTGNYEAIAANTAVPFDRTTNALNQRQCNTCHVGCLDCHYDPRPIDPANPKSGMHTFRRTPPPENCYGGGRGQTCHAGPEERRRGAGYFGGAYANPEGVEPDVHLRAQVACLDCHESSRGKKGLTHAMVRRQATCDRCHGAIVRSHALSTHRTLTCEACHIRTVGGYQGTFWGPGILGGKPTPFFKYKEYYGIMVDPILIRDQRGRWIPVKPFPMAVMNVKAAALEPGLHWRWPATLPDLERTDDAFGYVGLVGGLPENNKALLWIQMDKVSHKYGTPRPCDSCHGSADGAQRREVNWEFTDAGALPFSGRQTVVADARGLAIRGIAATDKIEPSAGTAVSSFAPWFYLKDAWSIPGNFSLPAITDRGRYERLKERRDEARKAGIIHR; encoded by the coding sequence ATGCTCAGATTTGCGGCGGGAATGGTCGTCACGATGCTCGTCCTGCCTCCCCCCCCGAGCACCGGGGCGGCCGAGGCTTCGGCGTGCGTCGACTGCCACGGCAGTGCGGCCACCATGAAGCGACTCGGCTATCCCCACTTCACTGTTACCCCTCGGGAAGTCCGGCTCCAGAGTGGCATGCCCGCCGACTGCCACCACTGCCACGGCGGAAACCCGGCGGCCAGGGAGAAGGATGCGGCTCACGCGGGGATAGGACGGCTGGTGGCCGTGCGAAAAACGGGCCTCACGGGGGTGACCATGGAGCGAAAGCATCCCCTTTCCCTGGGGAGCAACCCCATGGAGCGGATACGCCTGATGGCCGACCAAGCCGGGACGCCGGTCCCTGATCGGACGGCAAGCATCCTCCTGTGGCAGGACAAGCGGACCGATACCCTCTCCCAGGATTTCGGCCGGATAGAGAAGAGCTGCGGAGGGTGCCATAAAGAGGAGTTCGCCGAATTTACCCGGAGCACCATGGCCCGCAACGGGAAGCAGAGCTCCTACCGGACCTGGACGGACGGAGAGCGGGGCCCCCACAACTGCGGGGTCTGGTTCACCGGCAACTATGAAGCCATCGCCGCCAATACGGCGGTCCCCTTTGACCGGACCACCAACGCCCTCAATCAGCGCCAGTGCAATACCTGCCACGTGGGATGCCTCGACTGCCACTACGACCCTCGCCCCATCGACCCGGCCAATCCGAAGTCGGGAATGCACACCTTCCGCAGGACTCCCCCGCCCGAAAACTGTTACGGCGGCGGCAGGGGACAGACCTGCCACGCGGGACCGGAAGAGCGGCGGCGCGGGGCGGGATACTTCGGGGGAGCCTATGCCAACCCCGAGGGGGTCGAGCCGGACGTCCACCTGAGGGCACAGGTCGCCTGCCTCGACTGCCATGAGTCGAGTCGCGGCAAAAAGGGACTGACCCACGCCATGGTCAGACGCCAGGCCACCTGCGACCGATGCCACGGGGCCATTGTCCGAAGCCACGCACTCTCCACCCACCGTACCCTCACCTGCGAGGCGTGCCACATTCGAACGGTGGGTGGATATCAGGGAACCTTCTGGGGACCGGGCATTCTGGGGGGGAAGCCAACGCCGTTTTTCAAATACAAGGAATACTACGGCATCATGGTCGACCCGATTCTGATCCGCGATCAGAGAGGGCGGTGGATACCCGTCAAGCCCTTTCCCATGGCGGTCATGAACGTGAAGGCGGCAGCTCTCGAGCCCGGCCTCCACTGGCGCTGGCCCGCAACGCTTCCCGACCTGGAGCGTACCGACGACGCCTTCGGCTACGTCGGTCTCGTGGGAGGGCTCCCGGAAAACAACAAGGCGCTCCTCTGGATTCAGATGGACAAGGTCTCCCACAAATACGGCACGCCGCGGCCGTGCGACTCGTGTCACGGATCGGCTGACGGGGCCCAGCGCCGGGAGGTGAACTGGGAATTCACCGACGCCGGCGCACTCCCTTTCAGCGGCAGACAGACCGTGGTGGCCGATGCCCGGGGGCTCGCCATCCGCGGCATCGCGGCGACGGACAAAATCGAACCGAGCGCCGGCACAGCCGTTTCCAGCTTTGCCCCCTGGTTCTACCTGAAGGATGCCTGGAGCATTCCGGGGAATTTTTCCCTCCCGGCCATCACGGACCGCGGACGCTACGAACGGCTGAAAGAACGCCGTGACGAAGCCCGCAAGGCCGGCATCATCCACCGTTGA